A genomic window from Aethina tumida isolate Nest 87 chromosome 4, icAetTumi1.1, whole genome shotgun sequence includes:
- the LOC109600959 gene encoding fork head domain-containing protein FD4-like: MPRPSRESYGDQKPPYSYISLTAMAIWNSPEKMLPLSEIYKFITDRFPYYRKNTQRWQNSLRHNLSFNDCFIKIPRQPDRPGKGAYWALHPAAFDMFVNGSLLRRRKRFKLLKSDKEILENELAALTNINRIFFQPPSTNTLDVCPPASQNLTPVEPIEAKTETTCIRPKRSFTIESLISDDKPSNNNNNNNNLTITPVQPSATHLIPHVHPAWLLNSGCYDLAAFANPAALIQSTSMYHENYGLAAGEDLFRVSHQL, from the coding sequence ATGCCGAGGCCGTCCAGAGAGTCTTACGGCGACCAGAAGCCACCCTATTCGTACATCTCACTGACGGCGATGGCCATATGGAACTCGCCCGAAAAAATGCTGCCCCTGTCCGAGATCTACAAGTTCATAACGGACAGGTTCCCGTACTACAGGAAGAACACGCAACGGTGGCAAAATTCTCTTAGGCATAACCTCTCCTTCAATGATTGCTTTATTAAAATCCCCCGGCAGCCGGACCGGCCCGGAAAGGGAGCCTATTGGGCCCTACATCCCGCCGCCTTCGACATGTTCGTGAACGGGTCCCTGCTCCGGCGCCGCAAGCGCTTCAAGCTCCTCAAAAGCGACAAGGAAATACTGGAAAACGAACTGGCCGCCCTCACCAACATCAACCGGATATTCTTCCAGCCCCCGTCGACCAACACGCTAGACGTGTGCCCACCAGCCAGCCAGAACCTGACCCCGGTGGAGCCGATAGAGGCGAAGACCGAGACGACCTGCATCCGTCCCAAGAGATCGTTCACGATCGAGAGCCTGATCAGCGACGACAAACCGtcgaacaacaacaacaacaacaacaacctgACGATAACGCCGGTGCAACCGAGTGCCACGCATCTGATCCCGCACGTGCATCCGGCCTGGCTCCTGAATTCGGGATGCTACGATCTGGCCGCCTTCGCCAATCCGGCCGCCCTTATCCAGTCCACCTCGATGTACCACGAGAATTACGGACTGGCCGCCGGCGAGGATCTCTTCAGGGTTTCGCATCAGTTATAG
- the LOC109600975 gene encoding mucin-2, which yields MGTWSYLFILVVYSISCSKVTNGWQTSPSQYHIQTDEGPERYFRYQTDSGQYRKEKRLEDGTVIGTYAWIDDNGFLRQRDYIADNAGYRILKSKNVFVGRGVPVGEAVKSVKKYPASAGTLVRQGTRRPVITDIPQKRPVITDIPSTYAPPTVPSSTYLPSVIPSTTTEQYLPPVISTTTESPLGYKPADTPFVQTSYLPAVQSTTISPIPSPYDVEISPNAAPSSTPLYPSSTPGYVEITQNAIASTTEGVPTETPQYISPIANNSVTETYYPSTLSPASVQYIPPSDSPIYNIQNQNSIDFNPYVSHQDNSYVFQNGPTYPIAKNGHTYNGRLGNGYDPQYPEYDGVSVTNDGFRYYIPRAYHEEQTSGDRRDGSFGYIDPFGIRRVIYYNTAPGTGFQHRKNNRYVGFDATPYDPRPY from the exons GTGGTATATTCAATATCATGTTCGAAAGTAACGAATGGATGGCAGACGTCGCCCAGCCAATACCACATACAAACAGACGAGGGTCCAGAACGGTATTTTCGATACCAAACCGATAGCGGCCAATACCGCAAAGAAAAACGACTCGAAGATGGTACCGTCATTGGTACCTACGCATGGATCGACGACAACGGCTTCCTGAGACAAAGGGACTATATTGCCGATAATGCGGGTTACAGGATACTCAAATCCAAAAATGTTTTCGTTG gacGAGGAGTTCCTGTGGGAGAAGCCGTTAAATCAGTCAAAAAGTACCCGGCGTCCGCCGGTACTTTGGTTCGCCAAGGAACACGACGTCCGGTTATCACCGACATACCTCAGAAACGACCAGTCATCACCGACATACCTTCAACTTATGCACCTCCAACAGTACCCTCCTCCACTTACCTTCCATCCGTCATACCATCCACCACAACCGAACAATATTTACCGCCAGTTATATCAACCACCACGGAAAGTCCCCTGGGTTATAAACCTGCGGACACTCCATTTGTCCAAACGTCCTATTTACCAGCAGTTCAAAGCACCACAATTTCCCCAATACCCTCGCCTTACGACGTGGAGATTTCCCCGAATGCCGCTCCTTCCTCCACACCTCTTTACCCGAGCAGCACACCAGGCTATGTAGAAATAACCCAGAACGCCATTGCTTCCACCACCGAAGGCGTCCCCACGGAAACACCCCAGTACATCTCTCCCATCGCCAACAACTCAGTAACCGAAACGTACTATCCTTCAACCTTAAGCCCAGCCAGTGTGCAGTACATCCCTCCCTCAGATTCCCCAATCTACAACATCCAAAACCAAAACTCCATCGATTTCAACCCCTATGTAAGCCACCAAGACAACTCGTACGTCTTCCAGAACGGGCCGACGTATCCGATTGCCAAGAACGGACACACGTACAACGGGCGCCTGGGCAACGGCTACGACCCGCAGTACCCCGAGTACGATGGTGTCTCTGTCACGAACGACGGCTTCAGGTATTACATTCCCAGAGCGTACCACGAAGAACAGACTTCTGGTGACAGACGTGACGGCAGCTTCGGATACATCGACCCGTTCGGCATCAGGAGGGTTATTTATTACAACACGGCTCCTGGCACGGGTTTCCAGCACAGGAAGAACAACAGATACGTCGGCTTCGATGCCACGCCATACGATCCGAGGCCATACTAG